The bacterium genome includes the window GCTCGACGAGCCCGAGAAGGACGACAAAAACACCGTGTCCACTCGAGCGAGCAGCGCCAGACCGACCGTTCGACGTTCATGGAGCTCAGTGACCCTTCAGGCAAGAAGCTCAGGTCTTGGTGCCCAGGATTCGAAGTGTTGCGCAGGCGGCGCCGAAGCCGTTGTCGATGTTGACCACGGCCACTCCGGGTGCGCAGCTCACCAGTGCGGCGCGCAGAGCTGTCTCGCCTCGACCTGCCACGCCGTAACCGGTCGAGGTAGGCACCGCAATCACCGCGCCCGGAACTTGCCCACCGATCACACTCGGGAGAGAAGCATCCATACCCGCGACCGTGATCACCACGGACTTGTCGCGAAGCTCCTCGATGCGTTCGAGCAGTCGCCACAGGCCCGCGACGCCCACGTCGTACACTTCGAGGCAGGGCTGCCCGTAGTAGGCCAGCGTCCGCACGACCTCGCGGGCAACGGGAGTGTCCGAGGTGCCCGCGGTTATGACCGCGATTCGTGAATCACCCACCGGCGCGGCAACCTCGCCGAAGTACGCGGTACGCGACAGGGCTTCGTAGTCGAGTGCGCTGCGGTGCACCGGCGGCAGCTCCTCGAGTTGCCCGGGCGAGAGTCGGGTCAGCAGCAAGGGCGCGGACCGCTGACGGGCCTGGTCGAGGATGACCGCGAGTTGATCGGGCGTCTTGCCCGCGCACAGAATGGCCTCGTCGAAGCCGATGCGGTCGCGTCGCGATGTGTCCGGCCTGACGTGATTCTCGGTCACCGGGCACCGGACCGTAAGAACGCGCTACCCATACGGTAGTCGGTGAAATCCACAGATACTGGAACGCCGAGCTGATCGAAGCGGGCCGCAATGGCTCCGGTAAGCCATGCACGGCGGTCGGGGTCCAGGAGACTTAGGCTCTCGGTATCGAGCTCCACGACCAGGCCTTGACGTCGGACACGGCATCGGACAGTCCGTGATGAGATCGTGGCGCCGACCAACCTCTCGCAGGCATCGACCGCAGTCAGGAGTCTCGGATCCACGGCAATTCCCGTTTCGATGCGGCTCGCCAGGCACGGCGCCGCCGGCAGCTCGGCCAGGTCGTCGAGGTCGAGCATTCGGGCGATGGAGCGGACGCCTTTCTTGGCGATACCCGCCTCGACATAGGGATGGCGCACTTGATGGGCCGCGGCGGCAGCAAGCCCGGGCCGGTAGTCGTCCAGATCGTCCAGATTCGTTCCGGAGACCAGCACCGCCGAGGTGCGCTTAGCGATCGCGGAATACAGATGGCTCTTACAGAAGTAGCAACGGTCGGTGGGGTTTCCCACATAGCGCTCGTCCTCGAACTCGCCGGCATCGGCAACCTCGAGACGCCACCCATCACGCTCGGCGTAACGGCGCACGCGCGCGCTTGCATCCGGAGGCACGGCCGCAGAAATGGCGTGGAACATTGCTGCGGCCGACCCGAGTGTGCTCTGGGCGACGACGGCGAGCGTCATGCTGTCGACCCCACCGCTCACGGCCACGACGAGCTCGCTCCCGGCCTCGAGACAGGCCTCGAGAGAGCCTTGCAAGGCCTCGAGTCGGCGCGCGGCCTCACTTGCCATTCTGCTCCTCGCGGTCACTCACCGGGCCGGCCACAACCGTCTCCGCTCGTCGGCGCAGCAGCTCGCGTTTCTCCCGGCCGCCGTGCGCACCGGCCAGGTCGTCCATGCCCGCTTTTGCCGTCACGATCTCACCGGGCCTCCGGGTCTGCTTGACCGCCACAGTTCGGTCGCCCAACTGAACCTGGCTTTCGTGTCGCTCGAGGACGGCGCGCTCGACCGTCTGCCAACGAATGCCGAGCGTCGTCGTTTCTCGAAAACACGCATCCAGAGCACTCGGCACGGCATCGGGCTCGGCGAGCACCTGCACCCGAACGGCCAGGCGGCCCTTTTTTCCCGAGATCGGGGATTGAGTCACGTCCAGGACGCCGGGGACGGCTCGCACCCGGTCGAGCGCAACCGCCATGTCTTCGCCGGTCTGGTCGTCCACCTCGAATGAGCAGACCGTCACCCTATCGGCGCGATAGCCGGTGCTCGCCCGCTCGAAAACGAGCAACCTGAGCGTGTTGCTGAGGTCCTCGAAGACGCTGGTTCCGAAGCCGGTGCCGCTGCGCGCGAGCCGCATGACACCGGGGATGGGGCCGAAGCTCGGATCGAGGTGGCGCACAATCGCGGCTCCGGTCGGAGTTACTCGCTCGCCACGATGCTCATCCTGGAAGGTCGGAAGTCCCTCGAGGAGTACCGTCGTGGCCGGCGCCGGTAGGGGCAAAGACCCGTGGGCCGTGGCGACGCGGCCTCGTCCCAGAGGCAAAGCCTCGCAAGACCAGGTGGCGTCTTCGAGCGCGTCGATCAGCCAAGCCGCCGAAACGATGTCTGCGATCGAATCCCAGTGACCGACTTCATGGAAACTCACCTCCTCGGGAGCAACACCGTGTACCTTCGATTCCGCGCCAGCGAGAAGATCGAAGAGGTGCAGGGCGCGCTCCCGGACTCGTCCCGCCAAGTCGGCAGACTGGATGAAGTCTTGAAGATCCCGGTGGCTGTGATGCCGGTCTGGGTTTCCTTCGGTCTGCCGCACCTCGAATCGAGAGCCCGACAGAGCGTGGTCGATATGGTCGCAGCGACGTACCGTTGCCAGGCGCAATATGCCCGCCCTTTCCAGGGCGGCGATCAGGCCGGCTTCGAGCTCCGGCCAGGCATCGAGAACGGCGGCCGCGAACATGTCTCCGGCAATTCCGCCGACAGGGTCTAGGTGCACGTGCATTGGTGTCATCGATACTGCATGAATGACTTATACTTTTCAACAACTTGCGAGACACTGCCGCACGCCTGGCGCTCTATCTCGACGCTCTCGGGGAGCGAGCCCTGCCCGGGGGTGGTCTCGCTCCGGATGCCGTTCGGCGGCGCGATCCACGTCCGGACGCCACCGCATGGGGCATTCTGGCGTTACGGGCGGCAGGGCGCAGCGACGAGATACTGGCAACGTCGAGAACATGGCTGGCTTCCCGGCAGCAACCCGATGGCCGGGTGTGCTTGACGCCGAATCACCTTGCCGCGGCCTGGCCGACTCCTCTGGCGATCCTGGCCTGGCATGGATCGCCGGCACACGTCGAGGCACAAGAGCGGGCGGTTGCCTTTCTCCTCACCTACCGCGGGCTGGCCTTTCCTCGGACGCCGTTGCTCGGCCACGACACCACCCTGGTCGGGTGGCCCTGGATCGAGTCGACCCACTCCTGGGTCGAACCGACGGCTTTCGGTCTCATGGCTCTCATCGTTACCGGTAACGCCTCCCATGCTCGCGCTATCCAGGCGAGCGAGCTTCTGGTCGACCGGCGCCTGGCGCTTGGCGGCTGGAATTACGGCAATACCGCTGCCTTCGGCCGGGCTCAGCGACCGGCGCCGGACAGCACCGGTGTCGCGCTGTCCGCTCTTATCGAGGTAGCGGAGCACTCGCTCGTCGAGCTGAGTCTGGACTATCTCGATCGCGAGGTGTCGCGTGTGCGCACGCCCCTTTCGCTGGCCTGGACTCTGCTGGGCTTAAGCGCATGGAACAGGCGCCCGGAGGCGGCGGTCGCCTGGTGCCTCGAGTGCCTCGAGCGCCAGACGAGATTGGGCAGCTACGACACGGCCCTCCTCGCCCTGGTGCTCCTGGCGGCTCATGTATCTTCGGGCTTGGTAGGGTCATTGGCCGGGGACGACCGGACGTTCGAATGATCGCCCGACGACCCGATCTGGACATGGACAAGCCGAAACCGACGATGCCCGATTCACTCAGCTATCGATCCGCTCGATCGTTGAGCCGACGCAAGTTCTTGCTTAGCGGACTCGGCGCCCTCACGGCTGGTGCCACACTGTCCGGTCTGGGCTGTCGAGGAAGCCGCGTCGCCACGTTCATCGGCAGGGCGGCAAGCTACAGCGTCGACTTCGGCTCACTGATTGGCACCGGTCTGGGTGAATTGGGTATCGGCGCGGCGGAGATCAGGGGAGCTTCGGTACTACTCAAACCCAACATGGTGGAGACCAGTGTGGGGAGCGAGCACATCAACACGCATCCCCATGTAGTGCGCGGCGCGATCGAGGCGTTCTTGCGACTCGGCGCCGAACGCGTGGTCGTCGGAGAGGGTGCCGGCCACCGTCGCGATTCGTTTCTCGTGCTCGAGGAGTCGGGCATGGAGGCGGTCCTGGCTGAAGACCGAGTACCCTTCGTCGATCTCAACTACAGTTCCACCTTCACAGTTCCCAACGGTGGCAAATACAGCGAGCTCGCTACCCTGACCTTTCCCGAGATTCTGCGCGAGGTCGACTGGATCGTGTCGATGCCGAAGCTCAAGACGCACCATTGGGTAGGTGTCACTCTGTCGATGAAGAATATGTTCGGCGTGATGCCGGGGCTCTTCTACGGGTGGCCGAAGAACGTGCTCCACCAGGTCGGCATCGAAAACTCGATTCTCGACATCAACGCCACCCTCGTCCCACAACTAGCGATTGTCGACGGCGTCGTTGGCATGGAGGGTGACGGGCCCATCATGGGTACGCCACGCCGGGTGGGCGCCGTTGTGCTCGGCCGCAACCTGGCGGCGGTCGATGCCACCTGCGCCCGAGTTATGGGAGTGCGGCCGAGTCGCGTGCAGTATCTCGCTGCGGCCGAGGGGCGGCTCGGTCCTATCGGCCGGCGCGAGATCGAGCAGCGCGGCGAGAGGATTGCCGAGCTCCGCACGAAGTTCGCGCTGCTCGACAGCATTCCGGCGCAGCGAAAGCTGAAGTAAGGGTGCAGTCGAGGCCGAACTTCAAGTGGTGCTTGAGGCTTGTGACCTTAAAACTTGACAGGTGTGAAGAAAAGGCTATAGCTTGACCGCAGGCGCACAATTCCCTTTTGATGCTTCCTGAGTGGGGGCCAATATGTACACGAACTCCCGGAAAACCGCAGCGATCTTCACGTTTGTAATTTTGGGCTGGGCTGGGCTGGCTACCGCCCATCAACCCCCGGCGGATCTACATCTTGTGGGAGACCATTGGACGGCCTGGAACCCGCCGTCGTCGTTCCCAGAGGGCGCCCAGGTTTACACGGTGGTCTCAGGGGACACCCTATGGGATCTCGCCGGGCGTTTTTACGGCAATCCCTACCTGTGGCCTCAGATCTGGGAGCACAACCAGTATGTTCTGGATGCGCATTGGATCTACCCGGGCGATCCTCTGGTGGTCGGTTTCGAGGTGACCCCGATCGAAGACATTCAAGCCGCCGGCGAGGGCGCGGAGACGGGGGAGGGTGATTCGAGCGAGGGGCTGCGTTTGGCACGTGGCGCTTCCGCCCCGACGCCGTTGGGTAGTGAAGACGATATCCAATGCTCGGGCTATATCGGCGAGCTCGACGAGGTGTTTCCTCGTCGCATCATCGGTTCCGAATACGAGAGCCTCGCGCCCACGCTGGTGCCGGCACAGCGCGCCGGCGTGGACTCGGCGTTGGGCGAGATTGACACCGTGAAGATCGATCTCTCGCTGGGCGACATTGTCTACTTGGATGGCGGCCGGCAGGCCGACTTGCTACCGGGCGATCTCTTTACGGTGGTGATTCCACGCGAAAGGGTCGACCACCCGGTAACTGGCAAACCGATTGGCCGCTTCTACGGATACGTCGGACGTGTTCGAGTCCTTTCGGTCCAGGAGGAGACTGCGATCGCGGAGATCGTGCACGGCTGTATGCCGGTGCGGGTGGGAGCCGCTCTCACACCGTACGAGCCCGAGCCGGTTCCGTTGGCTCGCCGAGGCCTGCTGGTCGGAGTCAACGATCCAGTTAGCGCCGAAGTGCTCGAAGCCGCACCGATGATCGTGCGTTCGGAACGGAATCTGGTGACGATCGGACGTGAACACCTGGTCTACCTCGATCTCGGCGAGCAGGCCGGCGTTACTCCGGGGGACATCTACTCCATCTACCGCATGAACCCCAAGGGACACCCCCCGGTCGTTATCGGCGAGCTCGGCATTCTCTCGGTCAGAGAGAAGTCCTCGGTCGCGAAGGTGCTCGATTCGCGATACGCCGTGTATGTCGGCGATCGCATCGACCCGAAGCGCTGAAGGCGGAAACAACTGCCACTTTCGGCTGGCCGGGGCCGCTGCGATTCTGCTAACCTTGGGGCCTTCCGCTCGGAATGAGACTGCGAGGATGAGGCAGAACCTGAACGGCAAGTTGAGCCAGTTGATCGAGGAGTTGGCCCGCAACGGACTGACGCTATCCCAGGTGTCTAGAGAGTTCGAGAAGCAGTTCATCCTGGCTACTCTGCGAAACCACAAGGGGAATCTGTCCCGCTCGGCCCAGCACCTGGGGATTCATCGCAACACGCTGCGCAACAAGGTCGGTAGCCTGGGCATCGAGGCGTCTGACTATTTGGCACCTTCGCGTCGGCGCCCGGGGCGCCAGTCCCGAACGCGTAAGAGCCAGTAAGTCCAACCTCTGTAAGTAGTTGAACCGCCCGCGGCTGCCGGCCGAAATGGTGGTATCGGGCTTGCAGTGATTTGTCGCAAGGCCGGGTTTCTCGGCCTTCCATTACCTAGCAAGACAGCCGTAATGTCGATTCGAACTCGCGCATCCCGCGTCACTCTGGCGACCGCTCTCTTTTTGGTCGTGACCTTGAATTCACCCCCGACGATCCCGTCGATCTCCGAGGATCGACCGGCGCCGCCCTCGCCCGAAGAGATCGCGGTCTTGAACGAGCTGCTTCAGTGGATTGGTCCGGAGGATCGGGACTTTCTTGCGGTGCGGCCCGCGGATGTGGCTCAGGCCGTGCGCTCACGCCGGACCAGCTTCCAGCTTTTCCGTTCGATGAACCCGCGCGACGAGCGGCTGGCTCTTCTCAGCGACCTGCCCTATGCTCGCTTGATCGAACGGGCAGCCTCCCGATACAGCTTGGATGAGCTGCTGCTGGCCGCGGTCATCGAAGTCGAGTCGGCGTTTGATGCCGATGCCGTGTCGCCGGTCGGTGCCCTAGGCCTGATGCAGGTGATGCCCTCGACGGCGGAGCTCTATGGGTACAAGGATCCTCTGAATCCAGCAGCGAACGTCGATCTTGGCGCCCGCTATCTGAGCGGTATGCTGCGTGCGTTCGACGGCGATCTCGAGCTGGCCCTGGCGGCCTACAATGCCGGTCCGGGGAATGTGCGCCGCTTCAACGGCGTGCCGCCGTTTCGCGAGACCAAGGCCTATGTCGGTAAGGTGCTCGCACGCTATATCGACCACCACCAGGACGTCTGGCGCAAGTCAGGTCGCATCGACCTGTTCGCTTCGTAGGGCGCAGATCCGTCAGTCCTAGTCGGCCGAGCCGCTCTTAGAGGCGTCGGTTTCGTCGGGGGTATCGTCCTTGACGCCCTTCTTGAAGTTCTTGATTCCCTCACCGAGACCCTTGCCTAGCTGGGGGAGCTTGGAAGCTCCGAAGATCACCAGAACGATGAGTAGGATGATCAAGAGCTCTTGTACACCAAGTGTCGGCATCGTTCTACCTCCTAAGACGGGGCGAGCAGTCGCCTCGCTCCGCTCCGAGAGTCTAGCACTGCCGTCTCAGCAGCCGATCCAGGCCCCTTGCGATCGAGTCCCGGTTCCGCCAGCGGCTGCAGATGGCGG containing:
- the larB gene encoding nickel pincer cofactor biosynthesis protein LarB; translation: MTENHVRPDTSRRDRIGFDEAILCAGKTPDQLAVILDQARQRSAPLLLTRLSPGQLEELPPVHRSALDYEALSRTAYFGEVAAPVGDSRIAVITAGTSDTPVAREVVRTLAYYGQPCLEVYDVGVAGLWRLLERIEELRDKSVVITVAGMDASLPSVIGGQVPGAVIAVPTSTGYGVAGRGETALRAALVSCAPGVAVVNIDNGFGAACATLRILGTKT
- a CDS encoding adenine nucleotide alpha hydrolase, which gives rise to MQGSLEACLEAGSELVVAVSGGVDSMTLAVVAQSTLGSAAAMFHAISAAVPPDASARVRRYAERDGWRLEVADAGEFEDERYVGNPTDRCYFCKSHLYSAIAKRTSAVLVSGTNLDDLDDYRPGLAAAAAHQVRHPYVEAGIAKKGVRSIARMLDLDDLAELPAAPCLASRIETGIAVDPRLLTAVDACERLVGATISSRTVRCRVRRQGLVVELDTESLSLLDPDRRAWLTGAIAARFDQLGVPVSVDFTDYRMGSAFLRSGAR
- a CDS encoding LarC family nickel insertion protein, which translates into the protein MHVHLDPVGGIAGDMFAAAVLDAWPELEAGLIAALERAGILRLATVRRCDHIDHALSGSRFEVRQTEGNPDRHHSHRDLQDFIQSADLAGRVRERALHLFDLLAGAESKVHGVAPEEVSFHEVGHWDSIADIVSAAWLIDALEDATWSCEALPLGRGRVATAHGSLPLPAPATTVLLEGLPTFQDEHRGERVTPTGAAIVRHLDPSFGPIPGVMRLARSGTGFGTSVFEDLSNTLRLLVFERASTGYRADRVTVCSFEVDDQTGEDMAVALDRVRAVPGVLDVTQSPISGKKGRLAVRVQVLAEPDAVPSALDACFRETTTLGIRWQTVERAVLERHESQVQLGDRTVAVKQTRRPGEIVTAKAGMDDLAGAHGGREKRELLRRRAETVVAGPVSDREEQNGK
- a CDS encoding terpene cyclase/mutase family protein, whose amino-acid sequence is MRDTAARLALYLDALGERALPGGGLAPDAVRRRDPRPDATAWGILALRAAGRSDEILATSRTWLASRQQPDGRVCLTPNHLAAAWPTPLAILAWHGSPAHVEAQERAVAFLLTYRGLAFPRTPLLGHDTTLVGWPWIESTHSWVEPTAFGLMALIVTGNASHARAIQASELLVDRRLALGGWNYGNTAAFGRAQRPAPDSTGVALSALIEVAEHSLVELSLDYLDREVSRVRTPLSLAWTLLGLSAWNRRPEAAVAWCLECLERQTRLGSYDTALLALVLLAAHVSSGLVGSLAGDDRTFE
- a CDS encoding DUF362 domain-containing protein is translated as MPDSLSYRSARSLSRRKFLLSGLGALTAGATLSGLGCRGSRVATFIGRAASYSVDFGSLIGTGLGELGIGAAEIRGASVLLKPNMVETSVGSEHINTHPHVVRGAIEAFLRLGAERVVVGEGAGHRRDSFLVLEESGMEAVLAEDRVPFVDLNYSSTFTVPNGGKYSELATLTFPEILREVDWIVSMPKLKTHHWVGVTLSMKNMFGVMPGLFYGWPKNVLHQVGIENSILDINATLVPQLAIVDGVVGMEGDGPIMGTPRRVGAVVLGRNLAAVDATCARVMGVRPSRVQYLAAAEGRLGPIGRREIEQRGERIAELRTKFALLDSIPAQRKLK
- a CDS encoding LysM peptidoglycan-binding domain-containing protein, with translation MGDHWTAWNPPSSFPEGAQVYTVVSGDTLWDLAGRFYGNPYLWPQIWEHNQYVLDAHWIYPGDPLVVGFEVTPIEDIQAAGEGAETGEGDSSEGLRLARGASAPTPLGSEDDIQCSGYIGELDEVFPRRIIGSEYESLAPTLVPAQRAGVDSALGEIDTVKIDLSLGDIVYLDGGRQADLLPGDLFTVVIPRERVDHPVTGKPIGRFYGYVGRVRVLSVQEETAIAEIVHGCMPVRVGAALTPYEPEPVPLARRGLLVGVNDPVSAEVLEAAPMIVRSERNLVTIGREHLVYLDLGEQAGVTPGDIYSIYRMNPKGHPPVVIGELGILSVREKSSVAKVLDSRYAVYVGDRIDPKR
- a CDS encoding histidine kinase — its product is MRQNLNGKLSQLIEELARNGLTLSQVSREFEKQFILATLRNHKGNLSRSAQHLGIHRNTLRNKVGSLGIEASDYLAPSRRRPGRQSRTRKSQ
- a CDS encoding transglycosylase SLT domain-containing protein, which encodes MSIRTRASRVTLATALFLVVTLNSPPTIPSISEDRPAPPSPEEIAVLNELLQWIGPEDRDFLAVRPADVAQAVRSRRTSFQLFRSMNPRDERLALLSDLPYARLIERAASRYSLDELLLAAVIEVESAFDADAVSPVGALGLMQVMPSTAELYGYKDPLNPAANVDLGARYLSGMLRAFDGDLELALAAYNAGPGNVRRFNGVPPFRETKAYVGKVLARYIDHHQDVWRKSGRIDLFAS
- a CDS encoding twin-arginine translocase TatA/TatE family subunit; amino-acid sequence: MPTLGVQELLIILLIVLVIFGASKLPQLGKGLGEGIKNFKKGVKDDTPDETDASKSGSAD